A region from the Peromyscus leucopus breed LL Stock chromosome 9, UCI_PerLeu_2.1, whole genome shotgun sequence genome encodes:
- the LOC119088597 gene encoding disks large homolog 5-like, which yields MEHQQVMSDLQNFENENWEASQKLSELTKEKVFLCDLQSRLLMEQTQLKKKLDMLRQEKENLLEDWILLKHHSDDLQVLSKNQ from the exons ATGGAACATCAGCAGGTCATGTCAGACCTGCAGAATTTCGAGAATGAGAATTGGGAGGCCTCACAGAAGCTCAGTGAGCTGACCAAAGAGAAAGTCTTCCTTTG TGATCTGCAGAGCCGGCTCCTGATGGAGCAGACACAGCTCAAAAAGAAATTGGATATGCTGAGGCAAGAGAAGGAGAACCTACTGGAGGATTGGATCCTGCTGAAGCACCACTCCGATGACTTGCAAGTGCTCAGTAAGAATCAATAG